One window of the Syntrophobacterales bacterium genome contains the following:
- the hemB gene encoding porphobilinogen synthase, producing the protein MQFPEYRPRRLRKNDTLRRMVRETRLSVDNLIYPLFVVPGKRVKKPIPSMPGNFQMSVDNIVKEATRLKELGIPAVILFGIPDKKDDIASQALIEGGVVQMASREIKAKVPDIIVITDVCVCEYTSHGHCGIIEKGEVHNDMTLEVLSEMAVSHAKAGADMVAPSAMMDGQVGAIREGLDEAGFESIPIMGYSAKFASCFYGPFREAAESAPAFGDRRGYQMDPANGDEAIREITLDVEEGADIIMVKPALPYLDLIRRAKEEFDLPLAAYNVSGEFAMIKAAASMGWLDGERAMMESLTAIKRAGADMIITYFAPEAAEFLRNRTNGI; encoded by the coding sequence ATGCAATTTCCGGAATATCGGCCGCGCCGGCTTAGAAAAAACGACACTCTCCGACGGATGGTGCGCGAGACGCGCCTGTCGGTAGATAATCTCATCTACCCGCTTTTTGTTGTCCCCGGGAAAAGGGTGAAAAAACCGATCCCGTCGATGCCGGGGAATTTCCAGATGTCGGTGGACAACATCGTCAAGGAGGCGACAAGGCTCAAAGAGCTGGGGATTCCCGCGGTGATTCTTTTCGGGATCCCCGATAAAAAAGACGACATTGCCTCGCAGGCGCTGATCGAGGGCGGCGTGGTCCAGATGGCCAGCCGGGAAATCAAGGCAAAGGTGCCGGATATCATTGTTATAACCGACGTCTGCGTTTGCGAATACACGAGCCACGGCCATTGCGGCATCATCGAAAAAGGGGAAGTGCACAACGACATGACGCTGGAAGTGCTCTCCGAAATGGCCGTTTCCCATGCCAAGGCCGGGGCCGACATGGTTGCCCCGTCGGCGATGATGGACGGGCAGGTGGGCGCGATCCGGGAGGGTCTTGATGAAGCAGGTTTTGAGTCCATCCCGATTATGGGTTATTCGGCCAAATTCGCCTCCTGTTTTTACGGTCCGTTTCGGGAGGCGGCAGAAAGCGCCCCCGCCTTCGGGGATCGCCGGGGCTACCAGATGGACCCGGCAAACGGGGACGAGGCGATTCGCGAAATCACCCTCGATGTAGAGGAAGGCGCAGACATAATTATGGTCAAGCCGGCTCTGCCGTATCTCGATCTGATCCGCCGGGCGAAGGAAGAGTTCGACCTTCCCCTTGCCGCCTATAACGTCAGCGGCGAGTTTGCGATGATCAAGGCCGCGGCCAGTATGGGGTGGCTCGATGGCGAGCGGGCGATGATGGAATCCCTGACAGCGATCAAACGGGCCGGGGCGGATATGATAATCACCTATTTTGCCCCCGAGGCGGCTGAATTTTTGCGGAACCGCACGAACGGCATTTGA
- the ilvB gene encoding biosynthetic-type acetolactate synthase large subunit has translation MKVSGAQILFKALEMEKVEVIFGYPGGAVIGIYDELYRQKVRHILVRHEQGAIHAADGYARASGKVGVCLVTSGPGATNTVTGIANAHSDSIPVVILTGQVPTPLIGSDAFQEVDIMGITRPCTKHNFLVRNVAELGKVVREAFHIARSGRPGPVLVDLPKDVMQAEMEEADVCFQSGYQYAEEMPAASAIDKAAAMVAAARNPLVFAGGGVSLGKASGELRELARMIGAPVTSTLMGLGAFPASDPLWLGMAGMHGTYAANMAFTNCDLVIGVGVRFDDRVTSKVEAFAPRAQIIHIDIDPVSIDKIVRTNLSIVADAKQALSVLVARLKERNDLQPGAIKDWQEQVMTWKREHPLGYKSNGDVIKPQFVVEKLYELSQGKAVIATEVGQNQMWAAQFFQYNEPNCFLTSGGLGTMGFGFPAAIGAQVACPDKLVIDVAGDGSIQMNIQELGTAVQNKLPVKIAILNNSFLGMVRQWQEKFYQKRYSQTILDDNPDFLKIAEAYGAKGLRARTVAEVEEVIKEAFATEGVVVMDFIVDREEGVYPMVKPGAPLNEIDFGPMATKGAAVAENGDDPFTRSFN, from the coding sequence GTGAAGGTATCAGGAGCGCAAATTCTGTTCAAGGCATTAGAAATGGAGAAGGTTGAAGTAATCTTTGGCTATCCGGGGGGAGCGGTTATCGGCATCTATGACGAATTGTATCGCCAAAAGGTACGGCATATTCTGGTCAGGCACGAACAAGGCGCCATTCACGCCGCCGACGGTTACGCGCGGGCTTCAGGAAAGGTCGGCGTCTGTCTGGTGACTTCCGGTCCCGGCGCCACCAATACGGTTACCGGAATCGCCAACGCGCATAGCGATTCCATCCCTGTCGTTATCCTGACGGGGCAGGTGCCAACTCCCCTGATCGGCAGCGATGCTTTTCAAGAGGTTGATATAATGGGGATTACTCGCCCCTGCACCAAACACAACTTTCTTGTGCGCAATGTCGCCGAACTGGGAAAGGTTGTGCGGGAGGCGTTTCATATTGCCCGTTCGGGCAGACCTGGCCCCGTGCTGGTTGATCTTCCCAAGGATGTCATGCAGGCGGAAATGGAAGAAGCGGATGTCTGTTTTCAGAGCGGCTACCAGTATGCCGAAGAGATGCCCGCCGCCTCTGCAATAGACAAGGCCGCGGCAATGGTCGCCGCCGCTCGGAATCCCCTTGTCTTTGCCGGGGGCGGGGTTTCACTGGGCAAGGCGTCCGGCGAGTTGCGGGAATTGGCAAGAATGATTGGCGCTCCGGTTACTTCGACACTGATGGGGTTGGGCGCGTTTCCCGCATCAGATCCGCTTTGGCTGGGAATGGCGGGAATGCACGGAACCTATGCGGCAAATATGGCTTTTACCAATTGCGATCTTGTGATCGGGGTTGGCGTGCGTTTTGATGACCGGGTAACTTCCAAGGTCGAAGCCTTTGCGCCCCGCGCCCAGATCATTCACATTGATATTGATCCCGTTTCCATCGATAAAATTGTCAGGACGAATCTCTCTATCGTTGCCGACGCAAAACAGGCGCTTTCTGTCCTTGTTGCCAGATTGAAAGAAAGAAATGATCTCCAGCCCGGCGCCATCAAGGATTGGCAGGAACAGGTTATGACCTGGAAAAGAGAACATCCGCTGGGTTACAAGAGCAATGGCGATGTCATCAAACCGCAGTTTGTTGTGGAAAAACTCTACGAGTTATCCCAAGGCAAAGCCGTCATCGCCACGGAAGTGGGGCAGAATCAGATGTGGGCGGCGCAGTTTTTTCAGTACAACGAGCCGAACTGCTTCCTTACCTCGGGGGGATTGGGAACGATGGGCTTCGGCTTCCCTGCCGCCATCGGTGCGCAGGTGGCGTGCCCGGACAAACTGGTGATCGATGTCGCCGGCGACGGCAGTATCCAGATGAATATCCAGGAGCTGGGCACGGCTGTGCAGAATAAACTGCCGGTTAAGATAGCGATTCTTAACAATAGTTTCCTGGGTATGGTTCGTCAGTGGCAGGAGAAGTTCTATCAGAAGCGCTATTCCCAGACTATCCTCGATGACAATCCCGATTTCTTGAAAATTGCCGAGGCCTATGGCGCCAAGGGGCTGCGGGCGCGGACAGTGGCAGAAGTTGAAGAGGTGATCAAGGAGGCCTTTGCCACGGAAGGGGTAGTGGTTATGGATTTTATCGTTGACAGGGAAGAGGGCGTTTATCCGATGGTAAAACCGGGGGCGCCGCTTAACGAAATAGATTTTGGCCCGATGGCGACAAAAGGAGCGGCAGTTGCCGAAAATGGGGATGACCCGTTTACCCGTTCATTTAATTAG
- a CDS encoding uroporphyrinogen-III synthase encodes MNGIETKPLSGRGVVITRPEKQSGELTRLLSARGARVINFPVIQIAPPADWSMLDRALEKLESYRWIIFTSANGVAFFFGRLREQGKDIRALQGVKIAAIGPATAAAIEAWGIKVDLMPDEFVSEGVVKAFAGRDLQGCSVLLPRAQEARDVIPAGLARLGATVEVATVYRTIGTDRDPSELIRLFEDGEISVLIFTSGSTVVNFMKIMGGNFHLPSQVKVATIGPVTEAAAEKAGLPVHIRQKRATIPELVDALTAAFAG; translated from the coding sequence ATGAACGGGATTGAGACAAAACCCCTGTCTGGCAGAGGGGTCGTTATCACCAGGCCGGAGAAGCAGTCGGGAGAGCTGACGAGGTTGCTTTCAGCCCGGGGGGCGAGGGTGATAAATTTTCCGGTCATCCAAATAGCGCCGCCCGCAGACTGGTCTATGCTGGATAGGGCGCTCGAGAAGCTGGAATCTTATCGCTGGATTATTTTTACCAGCGCCAACGGGGTGGCTTTTTTCTTTGGGCGTCTGAGAGAGCAGGGGAAAGACATCCGGGCGCTCCAGGGCGTAAAGATTGCCGCTATCGGCCCGGCAACGGCAGCGGCAATCGAGGCATGGGGAATAAAAGTCGATCTGATGCCGGATGAATTCGTTTCGGAGGGGGTGGTTAAGGCCTTTGCCGGGCGTGATTTGCAGGGATGCAGTGTTCTGCTGCCCCGCGCTCAGGAAGCGCGCGATGTTATCCCCGCAGGACTTGCCAGGCTGGGCGCAACCGTCGAGGTGGCAACTGTGTATCGAACGATTGGCACGGACAGGGATCCATCTGAACTGATTCGCCTTTTTGAGGATGGTGAGATTTCCGTCCTTATCTTTACCAGTGGTTCTACCGTCGTCAATTTTATGAAGATCATGGGAGGGAATTTCCATCTTCCGTCCCAGGTCAAGGTGGCGACTATTGGCCCGGTAACGGAGGCGGCGGCGGAAAAGGCGGGGTTACCCGTCCATATCCGTCAAAAGCGCGCCACTATCCCGGAGCTGGTTGACGCACTTACCGCCGCCTTTGCAGGTTGA
- the ccsA gene encoding cytochrome c biogenesis protein CcsA, which translates to MTETVLFKAALAAYVASAFVYGGSLLKRRVLTARFGAGLMLVALGIHTFYYLFRWIGEADIPSVDVYDTLSFFAWAMAASYLAMQLRTKTRVLGAFVAPVISVLMIVASIDLGGSVVGSSALKGTLVIIHVMLSVAGEALFAVATLAGIMYLIQDRLLRKKRDRSLIHLFPSLHDLDRINYICLFWGFSLLTLGILAGSFWARIAWGSHWQWDPKQVWTLLAWGFYAFLLHQRLAIGWQGRKAARWSLMAFFALLLMFVLESFLFRSAHTFM; encoded by the coding sequence ATGACAGAAACAGTGCTTTTCAAGGCGGCTCTGGCCGCATATGTGGCCTCTGCCTTCGTTTATGGGGGGTCTCTTCTGAAAAGAAGGGTTCTGACCGCGCGCTTCGGCGCGGGCCTGATGCTTGTCGCCCTGGGCATCCATACCTTTTATTATCTTTTTCGCTGGATTGGGGAGGCAGACATCCCCTCGGTTGATGTTTACGATACCCTCTCCTTTTTTGCCTGGGCAATGGCGGCTTCTTATCTGGCAATGCAGTTGAGAACCAAAACCCGCGTGCTGGGGGCATTTGTCGCGCCGGTCATCTCGGTCCTCATGATCGTTGCTTCCATCGATCTGGGGGGAAGCGTCGTCGGTTCGTCAGCCCTGAAAGGAACGCTGGTGATCATCCATGTGATGCTCTCGGTAGCCGGCGAGGCCCTGTTCGCAGTTGCGACGCTTGCAGGCATTATGTATCTGATCCAGGATCGCCTCCTCAGAAAGAAACGGGACAGAAGCCTGATTCATCTTTTTCCCTCACTCCACGATCTCGATCGGATCAATTATATTTGCCTCTTCTGGGGTTTTTCGCTGCTGACCCTGGGAATTCTGGCCGGTTCCTTCTGGGCGCGCATTGCCTGGGGAAGTCACTGGCAGTGGGACCCCAAACAGGTGTGGACGCTTCTTGCCTGGGGATTTTACGCCTTTTTGCTTCATCAGAGGCTGGCCATCGGCTGGCAGGGACGCAAGGCTGCCCGCTGGTCGCTTATGGCGTTTTTCGCTTTGTTATTAATGTTCGTTCTGGAAAGTTTTCTTTTCCGTTCGGCGCATACCTTTATGTGA
- the polA gene encoding DNA polymerase I, which produces MVETEKQKTRPRFVIVDGSNYLFRAFYAIRELSNSKGFPTNAIYGFTNMLMKLLRELDPDYIAIAFDVKGPTFRHEVYEGYKATRRATPDALIPQIPVVKDVIRSFSIPIIEKQGLEADDIIGTVAVFAAGQGMEVIIASGDKDMMQLVSPDIVMFDAMKNKTYDIAAVKERFGVEPAQVADVLGVMGDTSDNIPGVPGIGPKGAARLIEQFGSVAEIIAAPERIHNEKTRKAMLQYAAQATMSRDLALIRTDAKFDFDIAQCRRNEPDRDRLMNYFREFEFSSLLNELKLHEGKKVVKYIVCDSREGISALTEMLGEVKEFSVELLLSSVEAMRASVMGMAVSSGRGEGFYIPLASDEGAPLPFADDVFSGLAPFFADPSLLKHGHDLKTALIVLARSGVFMEGLGCDTMVASYLVNQARHGFELADVVFENLGSQVPSQKDLLGSGAKAASFSSVPVEKAAAYAVERADVLLPLVEDLYVKLDYMGMKGLLEDVEMPLVRVLSAMESRGVLLDLSLLREMSGEIAQLLQLSEEKIHALAGEAFNINSPKQLQYILFDKLGLPHGRKTKEGYSTDVDVLSYLALSHELPAEIISYRGMMKLKSTYIDALPALVNPRTGRVHTTYNQTATATGRLSSSNPNLQNIPIRTTEGKRIRQAFIAPPGWEIVSADYSQIELRVLAHLSGDATLQDAFASGEDIHSRTAADIFGVFPEMVSPDMRRQAKVINFGVLYGMSAFGLAKELGVSQKLAQAYIDSYFQRYSGVRSYLDGILDGAMRDGYVTTLLQRRRYLPEIASPHAQIRQFAERTAINAPIQGTAADLIKIAMVKIHQRLQEEKFSAVMIMQVHDELVFEAPVAEREALAELVRKEMEGALELSVPLKVEIAAGKNWDEAHT; this is translated from the coding sequence ATGGTGGAAACAGAAAAACAAAAAACCCGTCCCCGCTTTGTCATCGTGGACGGCAGCAATTACCTTTTTCGCGCCTTCTACGCAATCCGTGAACTCTCCAATTCCAAGGGTTTTCCGACCAACGCAATTTACGGCTTTACCAACATGCTGATGAAGCTGCTCCGGGAGCTCGATCCGGACTACATCGCGATCGCCTTCGACGTCAAGGGGCCGACTTTTCGCCATGAAGTCTATGAAGGGTACAAAGCAACCAGGCGGGCTACTCCGGACGCCCTGATCCCGCAGATTCCCGTTGTCAAGGATGTCATCCGCTCTTTTTCCATCCCGATCATCGAAAAGCAGGGACTGGAGGCCGATGACATAATCGGTACCGTTGCCGTGTTTGCGGCAGGGCAGGGGATGGAGGTGATTATCGCCTCCGGCGACAAGGATATGATGCAGCTTGTTTCACCAGACATTGTCATGTTCGATGCGATGAAGAATAAAACCTACGACATTGCGGCGGTAAAGGAGCGTTTCGGCGTCGAACCTGCGCAGGTTGCAGATGTTCTGGGGGTGATGGGAGATACATCCGACAACATCCCCGGGGTTCCCGGCATCGGGCCGAAGGGCGCAGCGCGGCTGATCGAGCAGTTTGGCAGTGTTGCGGAGATCATTGCCGCCCCGGAACGCATTCATAATGAAAAAACGCGAAAGGCGATGCTGCAATACGCCGCTCAGGCGACTATGAGTCGCGATCTGGCGCTGATCAGGACCGACGCAAAATTCGACTTCGATATCGCCCAGTGCCGCCGCAACGAGCCTGATCGCGACCGGCTGATGAATTACTTCCGGGAGTTCGAGTTCTCATCGCTTTTGAATGAACTTAAACTTCACGAGGGGAAAAAGGTTGTAAAATACATAGTTTGCGATAGTCGTGAGGGTATCTCCGCTCTTACGGAGATGCTGGGCGAGGTTAAAGAATTTTCCGTTGAGCTTTTGCTTTCTTCAGTGGAGGCGATGAGGGCCTCTGTGATGGGGATGGCCGTTTCTTCCGGGAGGGGGGAAGGGTTCTACATTCCTTTAGCCAGCGATGAGGGAGCTCCTTTGCCTTTTGCTGACGATGTTTTTTCCGGACTGGCCCCTTTTTTTGCCGATCCTTCTCTCCTCAAGCATGGCCATGACCTGAAAACGGCGCTTATTGTGCTGGCCCGCTCCGGTGTTTTTATGGAAGGTCTCGGCTGTGACACGATGGTTGCCTCTTATCTGGTGAATCAGGCACGGCACGGATTCGAACTTGCCGACGTAGTCTTTGAAAATCTTGGCAGTCAGGTTCCCTCGCAAAAAGATCTTTTGGGGAGCGGCGCGAAGGCTGCTTCGTTTTCCTCCGTTCCGGTGGAAAAGGCGGCGGCCTATGCGGTAGAACGCGCGGATGTTTTATTGCCGCTTGTTGAAGACCTGTATGTAAAGCTTGACTACATGGGGATGAAGGGGCTCCTGGAGGACGTGGAGATGCCGCTTGTCCGTGTTCTTTCAGCAATGGAGAGCCGCGGGGTTCTTCTTGACTTAAGCCTGTTGCGAGAGATGTCGGGCGAAATAGCGCAACTGCTCCAGCTTTCGGAGGAGAAAATCCATGCCCTGGCCGGGGAGGCTTTCAACATCAACTCTCCCAAGCAGTTGCAGTATATCCTTTTCGACAAACTGGGGCTTCCCCACGGCCGCAAGACCAAGGAGGGGTACTCCACCGATGTCGATGTGCTTAGCTATCTGGCCCTCAGTCACGAGCTGCCCGCGGAGATAATCTCCTACCGCGGGATGATGAAGCTCAAATCAACCTATATCGATGCGCTGCCCGCGCTTGTGAACCCCCGAACGGGGAGGGTGCATACGACCTACAACCAGACGGCGACGGCGACAGGAAGGCTCTCCAGCAGCAACCCCAATCTGCAAAACATTCCAATCCGAACCACGGAAGGGAAAAGAATCAGGCAGGCCTTCATTGCCCCGCCCGGATGGGAGATCGTCTCGGCCGACTACTCGCAGATCGAGTTGCGGGTACTTGCCCATCTCTCCGGCGATGCGACGCTGCAAGACGCCTTTGCCTCCGGCGAGGACATTCACAGCCGCACCGCGGCCGACATTTTCGGGGTCTTTCCGGAAATGGTCAGCCCCGACATGCGCCGGCAGGCGAAGGTGATCAACTTCGGGGTGCTCTACGGGATGAGCGCCTTTGGGCTTGCCAAGGAACTGGGCGTGTCTCAGAAACTGGCCCAGGCCTACATAGACAGCTATTTTCAGAGATACAGCGGGGTTCGCTCGTATCTTGACGGCATCCTGGACGGGGCGATGCGCGATGGCTATGTGACGACGCTTCTTCAGAGAAGGCGCTATCTGCCGGAGATTGCCAGTCCCCATGCCCAGATTCGCCAATTTGCCGAGCGGACGGCGATCAACGCGCCGATTCAGGGAACCGCGGCGGACCTGATCAAGATTGCGATGGTGAAAATCCACCAGCGCCTTCAGGAAGAAAAATTCTCTGCGGTGATGATCATGCAGGTGCACGACGAGCTGGTCTTCGAGGCGCCTGTTGCCGAACGCGAAGCGCTGGCGGAGCTGGTGCGCAAGGAGATGGAAGGCGCGCTGGAACTGTCCGTGCCCTTGAAGGTGGAGATCGCCGCCGGGAAAAACTGGGACGAGGCGCATACCTAA
- the hemA gene encoding glutamyl-tRNA reductase, translating into MKLILVGMNYKTAPVELRERLQNYCSDQDVALPDLMMNPEIKEAICLATCNRIEVIARLGDTARGEDFLKNFMCTQGNFDINETEKYLYIYRDIDAVLHLFRVASSLDSMVMGEPQILGQIKDAYRMAVDRHATGVLLNRLTHHAFQVAKRVRSETEIAGNAVSVSYAAVELAKKIFGSLKGKAALLIGAGEMSELAARHLIRQGAGNLFIANRTIARAQQMAEEFHGAAVSFDEFPSFLPEVDIVIASTGAPGYILTAPMVAAALKKHKHKQHMLFLIDIAVPRDIEPEVGELDNVYLYNIDHLQDVVDANRAMRRGEALRAEELIAEEVAGFEKWFNSLAAVPAIVRLREKTDSIVQGELARFSAWLGGLKEEDRAHVEWLVSSVVNKILHDPITVLKEESSEGDELPDMAAIRRLFKL; encoded by the coding sequence ATGAAACTTATCCTTGTCGGCATGAATTATAAAACAGCGCCCGTCGAGCTTCGCGAGCGCCTCCAGAACTACTGCTCGGATCAGGACGTCGCCCTCCCTGATTTGATGATGAACCCCGAGATAAAAGAGGCGATCTGCCTTGCAACCTGCAACCGGATTGAGGTGATCGCCCGTCTCGGCGATACGGCGCGGGGCGAGGATTTTCTGAAGAATTTCATGTGCACACAGGGAAATTTCGATATCAATGAAACGGAAAAATATCTTTACATTTACAGGGATATCGATGCAGTGCTGCACCTCTTTAGGGTTGCATCCAGCCTTGATTCAATGGTTATGGGGGAGCCGCAGATCCTTGGGCAGATAAAGGATGCCTATCGGATGGCCGTTGATCGCCATGCCACCGGCGTTCTGCTGAACCGCCTTACCCACCATGCCTTTCAGGTGGCAAAGAGGGTGAGAAGCGAGACGGAAATTGCCGGCAATGCCGTTTCGGTAAGTTATGCCGCCGTGGAACTGGCGAAAAAGATATTCGGCAGCCTCAAGGGAAAGGCGGCGCTCCTGATAGGCGCAGGCGAGATGTCGGAACTTGCCGCCCGCCATCTGATTCGTCAGGGCGCCGGCAACCTCTTCATCGCCAATAGAACTATCGCGAGGGCGCAGCAAATGGCGGAGGAATTTCATGGCGCCGCCGTCTCTTTTGATGAATTTCCCTCGTTTCTGCCGGAGGTTGATATCGTTATCGCTTCAACCGGCGCCCCGGGCTATATCCTCACCGCCCCGATGGTTGCCGCTGCCTTGAAGAAGCATAAACATAAGCAGCATATGCTGTTTTTGATAGATATCGCCGTTCCGAGGGACATAGAGCCCGAAGTAGGAGAACTTGATAACGTTTATTTGTACAATATAGACCATCTTCAGGATGTCGTTGATGCGAACAGGGCAATGCGCCGGGGAGAAGCCCTGCGGGCTGAGGAACTCATTGCCGAAGAGGTGGCGGGATTTGAAAAATGGTTCAATTCGCTGGCCGCCGTGCCGGCGATCGTGAGACTGCGTGAAAAGACGGACAGTATCGTGCAGGGAGAGCTGGCCCGATTTTCTGCGTGGCTGGGAGGACTTAAGGAAGAGGACCGCGCCCATGTCGAATGGCTGGTATCCTCGGTTGTAAACAAGATACTCCACGACCCGATAACCGTCTTGAAGGAGGAAAGCAGCGAGGGGGACGAGCTGCCCGATATGGCGGCTATTCGCCGACTTTTCAAGCTTTGA
- the ilvN gene encoding acetolactate synthase small subunit gives MEVRENVISILVNNKPDVLARISGTLSGRGFNIESISANVTMDPARTRIIITTIGDNATLTRILKQIARLVDIIEVADLTGRKAVRRELFLVRLNWSKEGERKKLEALAQEKNWKILSADEQRCVLEITGENGVLLKEIMALKQFGMEDFSRTGVVAIEDGE, from the coding sequence ATGGAAGTGCGAGAAAACGTAATATCTATTCTGGTCAACAACAAACCCGATGTCCTGGCACGGATATCGGGCACGCTCAGCGGCAGAGGGTTCAACATTGAAAGCATCTCCGCCAATGTTACGATGGACCCTGCGAGGACAAGAATCATCATCACCACAATCGGGGACAACGCGACGCTCACAAGGATACTCAAACAGATTGCCCGGCTGGTTGACATCATCGAGGTAGCCGATTTGACGGGACGCAAAGCCGTCCGGCGCGAGCTGTTTCTGGTCAGGCTGAACTGGTCGAAAGAGGGAGAGAGAAAAAAGCTTGAAGCGCTCGCGCAGGAAAAAAACTGGAAAATTCTCAGCGCTGACGAGCAAAGATGCGTACTGGAAATTACCGGGGAAAACGGGGTTCTGCTGAAAGAGATAATGGCGCTCAAACAATTCGGGATGGAAGATTTTTCCCGGACAGGCGTGGTGGCGATTGAAGATGGAGAGTAA
- the hemC gene encoding hydroxymethylbilane synthase — protein sequence MIADLIRGRHPGLEVELRIIRTKGDIMQNVALSVIGGKGVFIKEIEEALLRNDVDLAVHSMKDVPAELPDKLEIAVTPLREDPRDVLISKGGRKLAEMPPGAKIGTGSLRRELQLKNRFPGFEIVPMRGNLDTRIRKLDTENLSGVILAAAGIARMGWSSRVSQFIPVDMLLPAVGQGVLGLETRRGDDRSLNIIEFLNDPVTFVEAGAERAFLERLGGGCQLPIAGFAKKNGGKIVIEGMVGSLDGKVVIRERAEGEAGDYRKLGRGLAETILLRGGDVLLAEINQENLS from the coding sequence ATGATCGCCGACCTCATCCGGGGGAGGCATCCTGGCCTTGAGGTCGAGCTGCGGATAATTCGAACCAAGGGGGACATCATGCAGAACGTCGCCCTGTCCGTGATTGGCGGCAAGGGGGTCTTTATCAAGGAGATCGAAGAGGCCCTGCTCAGGAACGATGTCGATCTGGCCGTCCACAGTATGAAGGACGTCCCGGCAGAACTCCCGGACAAACTGGAAATTGCCGTAACGCCTCTGAGGGAGGATCCCCGCGACGTTCTGATCTCGAAAGGCGGCCGCAAGCTTGCAGAAATGCCTCCGGGTGCGAAAATAGGGACCGGTTCGCTCAGGCGCGAGCTGCAATTGAAAAACCGTTTCCCCGGTTTTGAGATTGTGCCGATGCGGGGCAACCTCGATACGAGAATAAGGAAGCTGGACACGGAAAATTTGAGCGGCGTTATCCTTGCCGCGGCGGGGATCGCGAGGATGGGATGGAGTTCCCGCGTTTCTCAATTTATTCCTGTGGATATGTTGCTGCCGGCCGTAGGGCAGGGGGTGCTGGGGTTGGAAACGAGACGGGGCGATGACCGCAGCCTGAATATTATTGAATTTTTGAATGATCCCGTCACTTTTGTAGAAGCAGGAGCGGAACGGGCATTTCTGGAGCGACTCGGCGGCGGTTGCCAGCTTCCTATTGCCGGATTCGCGAAAAAAAACGGGGGAAAGATAGTCATTGAGGGCATGGTGGGGAGTCTCGACGGGAAGGTCGTGATCCGCGAGCGCGCCGAGGGGGAAGCCGGCGATTACCGAAAGCTCGGCAGAGGCTTGGCGGAAACCATCCTGCTGCGGGGAGGGGACGTGCTGCTTGCTGAAATTAATCAGGAAAACTTATCTTGA
- the ahbD gene encoding heme b synthase has translation MTTKNDSSLILPNTLRMVAWEITRSCNLSCKHCRASAMQGPYPGELSTEKAMQVLDEIAAVGKPVIILTGGEPLLRKDVYELAAYGDSLGLRMVLATNGTLMSDEIVHKLIASGIKRVSVSIDGPDPESHDKFRGVPGAFAGTMQGIAAMKRAGLEFQINTTITKGNLSQIQSLHDLAHSVGAVAHHIFLLVPTGRGKEMADQEIKPLQYEETLDWFFDTGLTCSMQLKATCAPHYYRIFHQRQKELKNATGEMATQRTKDVRTLHSMTRGCMGGSSFCFISHTGQVQPCGYLELDCGQLKENSFIDIWGKSLIFNDLRDLGRYKGKCGRCEFLKVCGGCRARAYEETGDYLAAEPYCIYEPKRG, from the coding sequence ATGACAACGAAAAATGATTCCTCGCTGATTCTGCCCAATACCTTGAGGATGGTTGCCTGGGAGATCACCCGCAGTTGCAACCTTTCCTGCAAACACTGCCGCGCTTCGGCAATGCAGGGTCCTTACCCCGGAGAACTAAGCACCGAAAAAGCGATGCAGGTGCTTGACGAGATTGCCGCCGTCGGCAAACCGGTCATTATCCTTACCGGCGGAGAGCCGCTTTTGCGCAAAGATGTGTATGAGCTTGCCGCTTATGGAGATTCGCTGGGGTTGCGGATGGTGCTTGCGACCAACGGCACGCTGATGAGCGATGAAATTGTTCACAAATTGATCGCTTCCGGGATAAAACGGGTAAGCGTCAGCATCGATGGCCCCGATCCGGAAAGTCACGACAAATTCCGGGGTGTTCCGGGGGCGTTTGCCGGGACGATGCAGGGCATTGCGGCAATGAAACGGGCCGGACTGGAGTTCCAGATCAATACGACGATTACGAAGGGCAACCTCTCCCAGATTCAAAGCCTGCATGATCTTGCCCATAGCGTCGGCGCAGTGGCCCACCATATCTTTCTGCTTGTGCCGACGGGACGGGGCAAGGAGATGGCCGATCAGGAGATCAAGCCCTTGCAATATGAAGAGACGCTGGACTGGTTTTTCGATACGGGCCTGACCTGCAGCATGCAATTGAAGGCGACCTGCGCCCCGCATTACTACCGGATCTTCCACCAGAGGCAAAAGGAGCTCAAAAACGCCACCGGGGAAATGGCCACGCAGCGCACTAAAGACGTCCGGACGCTGCACTCGATGACCCGCGGCTGCATGGGGGGAAGTTCCTTCTGTTTTATTTCCCATACCGGTCAGGTTCAGCCGTGCGGATACCTCGAGCTGGACTGCGGTCAGTTAAAGGAGAACAGCTTCATCGATATCTGGGGGAAATCACTCATTTTCAATGATTTGCGTGATTTGGGTCGCTACAAAGGCAAATGCGGTCGCTGTGAATTTTTGAAGGTATGTGGCGGTTGTCGGGCGCGCGCCTACGAGGAGACCGGCGATTATCTCGCCGCCGAGCCATATTGCATCTACGAGCCCAAGCGGGGTTGA